A stretch of Vulpes lagopus strain Blue_001 chromosome 20, ASM1834538v1, whole genome shotgun sequence DNA encodes these proteins:
- the CHODL gene encoding chondrolectin isoform X2, whose product MSRALSLLLGAALLCGHGVFCRRVVSGQKVCFADLKHPCYKMAYFHELSSRVSFQEARLACESEGGALLSLDNEAEQKLIESMLQNLTKPGTGISDGDFWIGLWRNGEGQTSGACPDLYQWSDGSSSQYRNWYTDEPSCGSEKCVVMYHQPTANPGLGGPYLYQWNDDRCNMKHNYICKYEPEINPTSPIEKTYFTNQPGDTHQNVVVTEAGIIPNLIYVVIPTIPLLLLILVAFGTCCFQMLHKRKARRNFTKDSTPLSSECLAESLNSNL is encoded by the exons ATGAGCCGGGCGCTCTCGCTGCTGCTGGGCGCCGCGCTGCTCTGCGGCCACGGGGTCTTCTGCCGCCGCGTGGTCAGCG gccaaAAGGTGTGCTTCGCTGACCTCAAGCATCCCTGCTACAAAATGGCCTACTTCCATGAACTGTCCAGCCGAGTGAGCTTCCAGGAGGCACGCCTGGCTTGTGAGAGTGAGGGGGGAGCCCTTCTCAGCCTGGACAATGAAGCAGAACAGAAGTTAATAGAAAGTATGTTGCAAAACCTGACAAAACCAGGAACGGGGATTTCTGATGGTGATTTCTGGATAGGGCTTTGGAGAAATGGAGAGGGGCAAACATCTGGTGCCTGCCCAGATCTCTACCAGTGGTCTGACGGAAGCAGTTCCCAGTACCG AAACTGGTATACTGATGAACCTTCCTGTGGAAGTGAAAAGTGTGTTGTGATGTATCATCAGCCAACAGCCAATCCAGGTCTTGGCGGTCCCTACCTTTACCAGTGGAATGATGACAGGTGCAACATGAAGCACAATTACATCTGCAAGTATGAACCAG AAATTAATCCAACTTCTCCTATAGAAAAGACTTATTTTACAAATCAACCAGGAGATACCCATCAAAATGTGGTTGTTACTGAAGCAG GCATAATTCCCAATCTAATTTATGTTGTTATACCAACAATCCCACTGCTTTTATTGATCCTGGTTGCTTTTGGAACTTGCTGTTTCCAGATGCTGCATAAAAG